The genome window ATGCAAAGTGTATAGGGCCCATATAGGGCACTCGCTAACAGGGGTTCTGCGAAGACAAATGAGGACCAGAGGGTCTGAAAGGTTGGGACAAAAAGTATCCATGTTGAGGCTGCCCTGGATCCAGGGCACACATGGCCTCACCCTCAGATTGGGGCTCCCCATCCTCCCTTCTGGGAAATCCAAGGCAGAAAGGTGAGGTCACCCAGGGTCTCTGCTAGGCATAGGGCAGAGGTGCAGCCTGGGGACCCTGACTCAACTTCCCTCCCTGGCCCGCCTGGCAGGTTCTCCTGGCGCTACCAGCTCTGGGAGTTCCAGAGCCGCTTCCATGTTGTAGCTGTGGACCTGCGGGGATACGGCTCCTCTGATGCACCGAAGGATGTGGACTGTTACACCATTGACCTGCTGATGACAGATATTCAGGATGTCATTCTGGGCCTGGGTGGGGATGTTCCCCAATCCCAGCACTGGCCTCCCTCATCCCTGCCTCACTTCTACCTAGCATCTCACTTATACTGATTCTTCTGACCCCTCCCCTAGGTTACCCCAAGTGCATCCTCGTGTCCCATGACTGGGGTGCACTCCTAGCCTGGAACTTCTCCATCTACTACCCATCCCTGGTGGAGCGGATGGTGGTGGTCAGCGCTGCCCCCATGTCAGTGTACCAAGGTGTGTTGGGGAGTCTGGGATGCTGGGATGTACCTTTATGaagagatgtgtgtgtatgtgtgtgtgcgtgcgcgcgcgcgtgtcTGACGGCATTTCTCTGTCCGCCAGTCAACACTACATGGACTGGAGGCACAGTGGTGAACCTGGGTCCCTTCCCACATGATTCTCCTACCCAATCTACTGTCCATGACAATACACCTAGGAGTAACCCACACTTTTTTGAGCACTTACAGGTTACAGTTGCTCTGACAAGGAGCCTGCTTGTCACAGTAACCTACACAAGCCTCCTGGGCTCGTGAAAGTGTTATCCCCATGGCCCAGTCAGGAAGTGGAGGCAAGAGAGGTTAAATGTCTTTCTTCTGGCAGGGAAGACAGAGATAACTAAAAGCAACTACGATAGCCTGAGATGTCATCACCTGCTTTTAATTCCCAGCATTATAATCATAGTTGTATGCCCtctctcttcttgtttcttttggggggggagtggaattaggtttatttttacttatttatttacttacttacttatttattaatggaagcactggggattgaacccaggacctcatgcatgctaatcatgcactctactcctgagctattaccctccccccaataagCTTTCTTTATGTTGTTTCTTGTGTGTCTTGGTCTCCAGCTCCCTGAGGGCAAAAGAGTTTTGTCTCTTCCATTCACTGCTGTGTCTCCAGGGTCTAGAACAGGAACTGGTACAccataggtgctcaataaatgtttgctgagtgaagTGGGGGAAATGCATCACAGCCTGGGCAGGGGAAGCACTCCAGTGGCTGTGGGGCTCCCGGGAGCTGTGAGGGGAAGCACCCCCATTCTATGGGCACAGTGACCACTTGGCAGAGAAGGAAGCTGGTGCCTGTCCTCACAGGCTCAGGCAGGCGGCAGTGGCATTCATGAGTGTTGGCATCTCTGGGTTCCTGGCCTGGGTGTGTGTAGAGCGCCGAGTTATGGGGCCACCCAGGCCCAGGCCTGAtgcctgccttcccctccccctagACTACTCTCTGCGCCACATCGGCCAGTTCTTCCGTTCCAACTATGTGTTCCTGTTCCAGCTTCCTTGGCTGCCCGAGAAGTTGTTGTCCATGTCTGATTTCCAGGtgcagtagggtgcaggcccggGGATGGGTGGAGGGTTGTGGGTTGTGACTGAAGCCAGAGTCCTGCTGTGTCCCCAGATCCTGAAGACCACCCTCACCCACCGCAAGAGGGGCATCCCACACTTGACCCCCAATGAGCTCGAGGCCTTCCTCTATGACTTCTCACAGCCCGGTTGCCTCACTGGGCCCCTCAACTACTACCGAAACATCTTCAGGTGAGACCAGACCCCAGGCAGAAGCTCTGGAGGGTTGTGGGGCCTAGGGTAGGGTGGAGCGGGGAGCCAGCCATCcttctgcctgtctgtctatctgtcttgGTCACAGGAACTTTCCCTTGGAGCCCCAGGAGCTGGCCATGCCCACACTGCTGCTGTGGGGGGAGAAGGACCCATATTTTGAATTGGGGCTGGTGGAGGCCATCAGCAGCCGTTTTGTGCCCGGCCGGCTGGAGACCCACATCCTGCCAGGTGTGGGGCACTGGATCCCACAGAGCAACCCAAAGGAAATGCACCAGTATATGTGGGCCTTCTTGCAAGACCTGCTGGACTAGTGGCCCTTGCTAACTGGCCTACATGCACCTGGGAGTTTACAGAACGTAGATACAAGGGTGGACCCCTGATGTCACACAGGTGTGGAACTCCTAAATTGAACACAAGTGCTTCTGTGGGTGCTCTCAGACACCCCACCCCCAGATGCTCATACATGTGCGTGAGTGCATGCACGGGTGAGCAAGTTCTTTGAGCCTGAAACCAGGTACGCCTCTCTGTGGAGACAGATGCTGAGTGTCctacctcttctcttcccctccacGAGGCCCCACTCTTCTGGCCAAAGTCAGTCCCCAGAGCTGCACAAACCAGAAACTCTGACTTTTCTGTCCCTGGCTTCCACCTCCAGTCTGAGTCTTCAGCTAAATGCTGCTCTGTCCAATACGATGCTTGTAGCCACATCTGGCTACTTcaatttaaatgcaaatgagttaaaatgaaatacaatggAAAAATCAATACCTCTGTCacactagccatatttcaaggGCTTGATTGCCACATCAGCATAGAAGGTTCTATAGGACAGTGCTGGTGAGGGTATTCCTAGTCTAAGAAGAGGGGGCGTCCCTGCCGGAGCACCTCACCAAGGGAGGACCGTCATAGGCAGGTAGGTGGATGTCCAGACTCCTCtccagccaggccctgggcagcTCCCATGATCTCCCTCTCGATTATGACTCCAGGCCTTGTAAGGTCAAGTTCTCTCGCCACAGCCTGGGAAAGCTCCCTGGGACCCCTGTCTCAGAACCATGGGAAAACAGCTCTCGGCCCTGTTAGGATATGTGAGATTCTGGACTCCACACAGGAAGGGACCTGCTCCCTGAATGGCCATCTGGGGTCTGAGGCCTGTCTCTCTAGTTTCTAGAATCCTCTACTCTAAATTAACCACAGTTTCTGCTCATTCTTTCTGGGGACTCCTCCTTCCAGCCTCTAAATGACAGCCGTACAAGTAGAGGATGAACCTAGCCCAGACCGGTCACAGCATTAACTTCTATCTCCCAGCCTTTGCCTGGCCTTTGGGAACACTGACTTGCAGCCTCATGATGAATCAGTCTGGGGACCCAGCGGACCTCAGAAACACATTCTCTTATCTCTGAGATGGGCCTGTCTGGCCAAAGCCTGCCTACTGGTCCCCCGCCTCTGCCCTCCCTTGTCCCCGACATAAAATCCTTTCACTCATTATATGTGTCAGGAGCTGGGGATAGAGTGTGAACCAGGACACAGCCCCTATTCTGGAGTTAACAGAGAATAGGCATAGAGAGCTGTGTGATGGGGCCCAGGAAAGGCTTCTCTGGCTGGGGGACAGAATTTTCACGAGTGGGAGGCAGTAAATAGGAAGGTCAGAGGCTGGACTAAGATTGGGCTACTGGAGTATCAACATGGAGAAAAGTGGCTGCTAGGATAGAGCAAACGAGGTGTAGCACAGAAGAAGAGGCCACAGCCAGACCGCCAGGGGCTTCGAAAAGTTTGGATTTGATTCTCAAGGGGAGCCAGGGGAGGGTTTTCAGCAGGGGAGGGACATGGTTTGCATTTTGAGAAGTTCCCTGTGGCGGCTGAACAGTCCTACGCAAGACTGAGAACTAGGATACAGGCCCAGTGCTGCGTACGGCATCAGAGCTAGACGGTCCCTCGGGCCCGACCCATTCTCACCCCCTGCCAAAGTGGGAGCAGTACCCTCTCTAAGGCCGGGAAGATGGGCAAGAGGAGGAGGGAACCCGAGACCTCAGTCTGGGGCGAAGCTTGCGTGCAGGACGAGGATGGTGTGTCCGGGGGGCGATGGGTCTGGTGACCGTTGCCAAGGTGACGGGGAAAGGGCTGATGGTTAACCGGAACGGGTAGTGGTTGTCTGGGTGACCAGAGGGGCCCAGGCGAAGGCTGACGGGAGGCCTCGGAGAGTTACCGGGGCGACAGGGTCCGCTGACGGTTGCTAAGGTAACGAGAAGGCGCTGTGTTCCGCCTCCGCGGCTGCAGGCGGGAGAAATGCAGtgcggtggggtggggaggaagggaagcgATCGATTTGATTGGGGGGAGTCCTGGCAATTAAGCCAATAGCGACTCGTAGCTCGGCTGAAGCCCGTCCTCTCAACCTGAACCAATCAGGGCGCGTCTTTCTTCCGGCCGACGGGCTCCGAGAGCGCATCACTTCGCAAGGGAGCCGGCACCCTGAGGGTTTGGACTCGGACAGCTCCGGCTGAGGCCCCTGCCAGGCTCAGCCTCTCCCTCTTGGGGCTCTGAGCTCCCGCCTCCAGACCGCCTTCCATCGTTTACTCCctctacattcattcattcattcattcattcattgattcattcattcattcattcacacacgCACTCATTTACTTGTCCCTGCTACCAGTTCTAAGCCGGGGCCCCGCACCAGAGGAGGGACGGGAGAGAAGAAGCCGGGTCGATACTCCCAGCCCTATGTGGTCAGGCCTCAGTGGAATAAGGAAATTGGGGGAAGAGAGGAGACTGCTTGGAGGAGGTGGCCTTAGAGCTCAACCTGACAAGAATGTGCCCCAATCCACGGAAGCCTCTCATTCACGAGTGATTTAGCATTTCTGTGAGACCGGGAGGAAAGTTTGGAAGAGGAAGAAGTGGAATTGCAAAGAGCTTCGAACACCAGGCCAGGAGCTTGGTCCCCAATGTGATGGGGGCCCCAGGGGAAGGTCCGGGACATATCTGTGTGTCTGGAATACTACTTGGGGGTTGGTGAGGGGGCAGGACTAGGGGGGAAGTGTGAGGTTGGGGAGGCCTGGAAGGCGGATGGACATGGTCCAGGCAGTAGAGGATGAGGTCCAAGTCCAGGCACTTGGGGGAGGAGCAGATACACAGGGAAGGCCAGAAACAGGTTTAGAGTATGTTCAATCTGTTGTGGCTGGATCCCTGAGGCAGGAACATAGAAGCCTCTAAGGGGTTAAAGATGAATGGTCCCAGCAAGCATCAGTGTGTGGTGGGACACAAGGTCAGTGAAGCTGGGAGAGAGAGTGAAGTCTCCCGAGAACAGAGAGGAGAACAAGACTGGAGACTGAGCCCTGGAGACCCCCTCAACATCTAAGGgacaggcagaggagagagaccTGGGGGGCGGGGCAGACAGGTGTGAGAGGACTGAGCCATGTAGATCGTGAGGGAGGAAACCTGAGAGTGGGGGCTGAGGACAGCAGGCTTGCATACTCTGAGTGCAGTTAAGCAGGGATGGGAGGGAAGACTAGGGACTCCAGTCGGGAGCCTGGAGGGAACAACTGGCACATtcaaatggggcaatttgaggcaGGGCTGCTACAGGGATCATATACAGTGGGCAGGGCTTGGGGAAAACATCAGGGATCGATAAGCACTCCTGGAGAGCCATTACTATCTCTGGGTCCCCCTGActgggaaaagggaaggaaggatgtTAGCAGAGCCCAGAGAGAGGTTTGTGTGAACAGGGCCTTTGGTCAAGAGACACAGTGAGTCAAAGTGGTGACCCTACAGGGAAAGATACAGGAGGATTAATATCCTGTTCGCTCCCCTCATCCCCACTTCACCTTCTACCAGTGCCTCCTATTGGCCAAACCCACCTGGAAG of Vicugna pacos chromosome 22, VicPac4, whole genome shotgun sequence contains these proteins:
- the EPHX3 gene encoding epoxide hydrolase 3 codes for the protein MPELVVTALLAPSRLTLKLLRAFMWSLVFSAALVAAAVYGCIALTHVLCRPRRGCCGRPRRTPPACLSDPTLGEHCFLTLKSSGLRLHYVSAGCGNGPLMLFLHGFPENWFSWRYQLWEFQSRFHVVAVDLRGYGSSDAPKDVDCYTIDLLMTDIQDVILGLGYPKCILVSHDWGALLAWNFSIYYPSLVERMVVVSAAPMSVYQDYSLRHIGQFFRSNYVFLFQLPWLPEKLLSMSDFQILKTTLTHRKRGIPHLTPNELEAFLYDFSQPGCLTGPLNYYRNIFRNFPLEPQELAMPTLLLWGEKDPYFELGLVEAISSRFVPGRLETHILPGVGHWIPQSNPKEMHQYMWAFLQDLLD